One genomic region from Salvia hispanica cultivar TCC Black 2014 chromosome 2, UniMelb_Shisp_WGS_1.0, whole genome shotgun sequence encodes:
- the LOC125203546 gene encoding LOW QUALITY PROTEIN: subtilisin-like protease SBT1.4 (The sequence of the model RefSeq protein was modified relative to this genomic sequence to represent the inferred CDS: deleted 2 bases in 1 codon) — MTPPPNTPLLSLYFITLSLLLLPSSAAQETFIVHVSHSHKPLTFSTHRHWYSSILRSLPPHPRPARILYTYDRAVRGFSARLSADQAAALRSVPGIVSVVPDAIRQVHTTRTPKFLGLADSFGLWPNSDYADDVIVGVLDTGIWPERELLTKVAGKIVICDRGGNSRVDKGKAVNVAGGAGMIMANLDDSGEELLADAHFIPATMVGASAGNQIRSYASSDPNPTATIVFKGTVISNSPSAPRVASFSSRGPSYRTAEILKPDVIGPGVDILAAWTGHVGPTGIETDARRVEFNIISGTSMSCPHVSGLAALLKKAYPSWSPAAIKSALMTTAYNVDNTGKNLTDLATGGESNAYVHGAGHVDPNRSLDPGLVYDLETTDYLGFLCTIGYDSKRISVFSKDASSLDCDTLGFKNPGNLNYPSFSVVFSGGESVITYKRTVKNVGKAAGAVYEVGVAAPPGVEVSVSPSKLVFGENEEKLSYEVTFKSSAEAVDGAGFSVVDGERSAFGWLEWSDGDGHRVRSQIAVLWKESSGAAAVAAM; from the exons ATGACGCCGCCACCAAACACGCCcttactctctctctacttcatcactctctctctcctcctcctcccctcctccgccgcccAGGAGACCTTCATCGTCCACGTCTCCCACTCTCACAAGCCCCTCACATTCTCCACCCATCGCCACTGGTACTCCAGCATCCTCCGCTCCCTTCCGCCGCACCCCCGCCCCGCCAGGATCCTCTACACCTACGACCGCGCCGTGCGAGGCTTCTCCGCGCGTCTCTCCGCCGATCAGGCCGCCGCATTGCGCAGCGTACCTGGAATCGTCTCCGTCGTCCCCGACGCGATTCGCCAGGTTCACACCACTCGAACCCCCAAATTTCTAGGTTTAGCCGATTCGTTCGGTCTGTGGCCGAATTCCGACTACGCAGATGACGTAATCGTCGGCGTTTTGGACACCGGTATCTGGCCGGAGCGGGAG CTTCTAACGAAAGTCGCCGGAAAAATCGTGATCTGCGATCGCGGCGGCAATTCGAGAGTGGATAAAGGAAAAGCCGTCAACGTCGCCGGCGGCGCCGGCATGATCATGGCAAACCTAGACGATTCCGGCGAAGAGCTCCTCGCCGATGCGCACTTCATCCCCGCCACAATGGTCGGAGCATCCGCCGGAAACCAAATCCGATCCTACGCGAGCTCAGATCCAAATCCAACCGCCACAATCGTCTTCAAAGGAACCGTCATCAGCAATTCCCCTTCCGCTCCCCGTGTCGCCTCGTTCTCGAGCCGCGGCCCGAGCTACCGCACCGCCGAGATCCTGAAGCCGGACGTGATCGGCCCCGGCGTCGACATCCTCGCCGCCTGGACCGGCCACGTCGGCCCCACGGGCATCGAAACCGACGCGAGAAGAGTCGAATTCAACATCATCTCCGGCACGTCGATGTCGTGCCCCCACGTCAGCGGCCTCGCGGCGCTGCTGAAGAAGGCTTATCCGTCGTGGTCACCAGCGGCGATCAAGTCGGCGCTGATGACCACCGCTTACAATGTGGATAACACGGGGAAGAATCTCACGGACCTCGCCACGGGAGGTGAATCCAATGCCTACGTCCACGGGGCGGGCCATGTCGACCCGAACCGGTCATTGGATCCCGGTTTGGTTTACGATTTGGAAACCACAGATTATTTGGGGTTCCTCTGCACAATTGGATATGATTCGAAGAGGATTTCCGTGTTTTCGAAAGATGCTTCTTCTCTGGATTGTGATACGTTGGGATTCAAGAATCCTGGAAATTTGAACTACCCTTCGTTTTCGGTTGTTTTCAGCGGCGGCGAGAGCGTGATCACGTACAAGAGGACGGTGAAGAACGTCGGGAAGGCGGCGGGCGCGGTGTACGAAGTGGGAGTGGCGGCGCCGCCGGGGGTGGAGGTGAGTGTGTCGCCGAGCAAACTGGTGTTCGGTGAGAATGAGGAGAAGTTATCGTACGAAGTCACGTTCAAGAGCAGCGCTGAAGCCGTGGATGGAGCCGGATTTTCGGTCGTGGATGGAGAAAGGTCTGCATTCGGGTGGCTGGAGTGGAGCGACGGCGATGGCCACCGTGTGAGGAGCCAAATCGCGGTGCTGTGGAAGGAGAGCAGCggcgcggcggcggtggcggcaATGTGA